The Actinomycetota bacterium genomic interval CTGATTCGCGGTCGCTACCTCGTCGATGCGAAGTCGGTGAACAAGGTGAAGGGCCTGCCGTTCAAGGCGGCCGAGATCGAAGAGGCCTTGCTGGAGCTGATCGGATGACCGACACCGCCGTCCCCGTGACCACGAAGAAGGACTGGACCAGCGACCAGGAGGTGCGCTGGTGCCCGGGTTGCGGTGACTACTCGATCCTCACCGCGGTGCAGATGCTGATGCCGGAGCTCAACGTGCGCCGCGAGCAGATGGTGTTCGTGTCGGGCATCGGTTGTGCGGCGCGCTTCCCGTACTACATGAGCGTCTACGGGATGCACGCCATCCACGGTCGGGCCCCCGCCGTCGCCACCGGCATCGCGGTGGCGCGCCCCGACCTGCACGTGTGGGTGGTCACCGGCGACGGCGACGGCCTCTCGATCGGCGGCAACCATCTCGTGCACTCGCTTCGCCGCAACGTCAACATCACGATCCTGCTGTTCAACAACCAGATCTACGGGCTCACCAAGGGCCAGTACTCGCCCACGAGCGAGGTCGGCAAGGTCACCAAGTCGACGCCATTCGGGTCGCTCGACCACCCCTTCAACCCCATCAGCCTCGCGCTCGGCGCCGAGGCCACGTTCGTGGCGCGCACGCACGACATGGACCGGAAGCACATGCAGGCCACCTTCAAGCGCGCGCACGAGCATCGCGGCGCGGCGTTCGTCGAGATCTACCAGAACTGCAACGTCTTCAACGACGGCGCGTTCGAGCAGATCCTCGCCAAGGAGGCCCGGCCCTCGAACCTCATCGACCTGCGTCACGGCGAGCCCATCCGCTTCGGCCCCG includes:
- a CDS encoding 2-oxoacid:ferredoxin oxidoreductase subunit beta encodes the protein MTDTAVPVTTKKDWTSDQEVRWCPGCGDYSILTAVQMLMPELNVRREQMVFVSGIGCAARFPYYMSVYGMHAIHGRAPAVATGIAVARPDLHVWVVTGDGDGLSIGGNHLVHSLRRNVNITILLFNNQIYGLTKGQYSPTSEVGKVTKSTPFGSLDHPFNPISLALGAEATFVARTHDMDRKHMQATFKRAHEHRGAAFVEIYQNCNVFNDGAFEQILAKEARPSNLIDLRHGEPIRFGPENERGVVLDGQGRARIVDASDVGDDAILVHDEKREEPGLAFMLSRLARGPHEPTPIGVFRAVERPVYGDEVDRQLAAARERQGPGDLSALLRSGGTWEV